A segment of the Oxyura jamaicensis isolate SHBP4307 breed ruddy duck chromosome 12, BPBGC_Ojam_1.0, whole genome shotgun sequence genome:
AGAAGTCTGGGATGGGCATGATGCAGTCTTTCCCTCAACTCACACATGAGTGACTGTCTTCATAATCAGCTCGTACACCTAAATATTCACAGTTTTAAAATCCATTCCCTTTTCCCAAAGAGAGCTGGCAAGTCATTTGAAGCCCAGATCCTGCTGCGGTGTTGATGTCACACTGCTGCAAGAGAATAGCCTTGGTTTCGATGGGCTAGCACAAAActctgggctgcagagggaaggaaggagggagcgCGTTGTCTTTCCAAGCTCTGAATGAAAGACTGAAAGCATTTGTAGTACAGGGGGCTCCAAAATGTGCCTGAGCAGCTTTTCAGGCTCTTCTCATTCAGTGATCTCTGGTCAACGTAGCTGCTTTAGCACGGggctttccctcccttcctctaCATCACTGCTACTCCCATGCCTTCAGGATGCAACTGGCAAATGTGGTAGTTCCTTCTGCCCATCTCAGTGAAAAACAGTTTGGCTTTTCATGAGAGACATATATAGCAGTCACATTTGTTACCGAAGTGGTGATCCAGCAGTTACCAGGGAGTGACATTTTCTCCCCTCTAGAAGCTGGATGTACCGTGGCTAACTGACATCCCTGCTTACGGATGCAATTACGGTGATGCTAAATTTCTGAGGATTGCCATTGCATGCGGGGAAATCTGGGAACCTCATAACAAGCTATAAAGTCAGGAGGCAAGCCAGCGTGCAAAGATCTTGGCAGCTCCCCCGTGATGGAAGATCCTGCTGTACTCAGGGCCGTGGTGCCAAAATGCAGCATGAGCTATTAATTTGCTCTGATGATCCTCCTGCCTCAACGCTGTCATATATTTCAGTACTCCTTGGCCTTCCCAAACTGCCTGGAGTCCCAGGAGCATCCCAAAGATGGGTAAGCCAGCAGTGCAGGGGATAGGGTGGCTGACTCCATCTCAGCATAAAtgagtggaagaaaaaaggacatGTACATTGTGCATCTGCCCCCTTCATCCCTCCTCcttgcagcccaggctgcatCCCAAACCTGATAGAAGAAACAGGCACAGACTGAGCCGAGCCTTTCCCCAAGGTCTCACTTACACGTTAGCTTTCCTCTCCAGCCATGCAGCCCAGCCAGCCGCGGATCCCCTGGAGCTCATCTCCCAAAGGCGAGCCATTGCCTATCGGGCTGGGTGGTGACAGGACAGGGACAGCAGGTAGGGGACAGGACCGTGGGACTGAGATGATGAGGTGGTTGGGATGGAGCAGCTAGGGAAAAGGGGCTTTGTGTCCCAGTTGTGGCTGAGCAGGAAGGACCAGGAGGACAACGTGGTGCCATGCCAAGCCGTGCACAGTTTGCCTTTCTCCTGAGGACGCCGCGTGCAGCACAGACGGCTCTGAGCGAGGAGACGTCCTGCAGCTGAGCCGTGTGccaacttccagcaggcccCCCGCTGCTCCAAAGGGGTTGGCaacagccctgggcagggagagcagaagCTGTTGAGATGCCGTGTGTGCTCAGCACTGCCAGGCTCCTCCATCTGCATGGCAGCAGCAagcctgctttttattttatcttttttcctttattttattttattttattttttttcctgtaacccCATATAGCATGTTTCCAGCAGCTTTGGGTCAACCTGAACCACCCTGGGATTGTTTTATGTCCCCTGTGAGAAAGGTTTTGGGTGACGCACGTGTGAACCTCAAAAACAAACGCGCCCAGGTTGCTTTTGCTAAGCACAGGCCCAGCGCTTGTGCGGGGCGcttgcaggcagcctgcagcagggtcACACCATTAACTAACAGCAGTTTGTCGGCCCCAGCAGGGAAAGGGACTGGAGTTCAGTGCTCTTTGCTGGCAGCCTGGAGACGCAGCGAGCACAGCTTTCAGGGCTGATCTCGCTCCCTTCTGCTTGCAGAAAGCTGAGCTGGAAAATGTGAACTGGGACCTGCTGGGACAAATGTCCTAGCCCAGGGCTGCGAACGTTGGGTTTTCCGCTTATCTCTCGCTAGCAGAGATgccctttccccctcctgtGGGGTAACTGGTGCAGGGCGCTGAGGAAGAAGCGGCACCTCATGGAGTCACCGTGCGGTGCCACGGGAAGTAGCGCGTCCCATGGACACGCAAGTGACCATGTGCCAGTGATGAAATCTCGTGAGGCCAGCCAGGCATTTCCCCCTGTTACAGCCCAAAGAAGGAGTAATGTTGAGCTTATACCTGGGTGACTTTGGGGCGGTTTTCATTTAGGCAAAATgtaagcacattaaaaaaatacctgcTGCCATAGCCCTCTGGCATCAGGGCGGCAGCGAGGATGCTTAGGTGGCTGTCTGCATCTTCCAGTGCTCAAGACGATGTCACTGAttagatggggaaaaaaaatcaaaaatacaaataagaCTTTAAAACTGGGTGAAGCTTGTGACCAAGTTGCCTGTTAATTACCGTGTGACTGAGCCTGGAAATGCAGACTCCCAGCCTGGCGTGCCCCGGCCAGTGCAGCCGGCGTGCAGCAGCACTTCCCACGTGCACATGGGGCCAGCTGTTCCTGGTTGCTCTTGAAATTGTAACAAGCTGCTGTCTTTATGTATGGcctttaatttgtttaaagGATCTCTGGACCTTTTGCACCCTAACTGTGGACTCTGTTGAAAAATAAGGGGGAGGGTCAATTGTTATTATTAGTGAGAAGTCCCATACCACATAAATTttgtgctggtggctgtggtttttaatttcatataaatCAGCCCTTTATTTTGACTAAAATCCAGCCTTTGAAGATTCTGCAGTCCACTTAACATCTTGTTAGCATTTGAGAACAGGCCCCAAATTACACAGATTGGATTTGCTCCATTCAGGTCGGCTAAAAACTAGAAGTGACAATGGAAAAACAGTATCAgtgatggggaaaaacaaaaggctcATCAGCTCATCTTCCTCACCATGCCCTGTAGCTGAGCATCTTTCCCCGGAGCCAAATGGGTTCATCTCTGTGTGGGTTACATCACCACATCCCAATACGGCCCCCACCACCAGGTTGGGCATCACCAGAGGGGGTGAAGGAAGCAGCCCCCAACCcctcttatttttctctctccttttccagctgcagaagaCGGGGCCATGAGGACGGCctggcaggggaaggcaggtCGCAGCCCGCTCCAGGCCCTGTACGAGAGTGACCAGGTGAGGGGACAGGGCAAGGGAACTGGGgggtgaagaaggagggggtGGCAGGGTTTGACCCCTTCTCCCAGCCGTCCAGTACATGGGCACTGCACCATTTCCAGCCACCCGAGGGCACGCACCCACACCTTTTGCtgtgtccaaaaaaaaaaagaccatgcCCTTTTATGTATATAAAGCTGGTTGTGGTCATGATGGGTTTATAATCCTGGGACATTTCGGGCCTTTCCATCACCAGCTGCACCTGCTGAGATGCGGGGGCTTGGTGGATCCCTGCCCATGCAGGacgctgctgcagcagagccagatCCCTTTCCATGCTCGACGTTTTGTGTTCCAGCCTGGCATGGTGCTTACACGTCTATAAGCAGCCGAATTACATTTGCTTTGGGGAAAATGGCAAATGCGGATGTCTTTGGCCATGATGCCTGCATACCCTAATCCTGCTGGAATGTCCTGGTGTTATTTCCTTAAAAGCGATGCTTAATTTCTCTGgcttttaaaaggaaggaaaagaagggagcAATTTTGCTCTGAATTAACTGAAAGACATGCACTTATTCCAGTGGGCGGCTGCTGAAAAGTAGTCACATTTATTTGTTGCCATGCCTGCAGAcagtgtctgtctgtctgtctgtctgtctgtctgtctatccaTCCCTATAGTTTTGAATTATGcaactgcagggaaaaacacctgaaaaaaaaatcatttcattaaaatgtctgtttgtttttttttttagcacttgcaaaaagcatttccatttttaaaaggtggAGGGCAGCATCCCAACAAAAGCCAGCAAGAGAATTTTCTACCAAAAAGTTTGGCTCTGTAGCAAGTTGTACCATGAAAACACCTCTTCGGCTATGATCATTGCCTCCCTAGACCCAACGTTCCTCATATCCAAGTTGCCAACAATGCCAAAATCCTGTCTCAGAGGCAGGTAGAGCCCATTGGCTCGTCCTTTGCAGGAGGAGCTTTTTGCCCAGGTGTTAGTGCCACCCTGGAGGAGAGGGTATCTGCTGGATCACGCACGGTGCGAGTGTTTTGCTTCATgatcccagctcctggcaggagcTTTACAAAGCCCCAGCAACGCAGCACTGCCTCACCCATGCTCTGGTGCCTCCCAAAAGCAATGACAGCTGTCAGAAGTGAGGATGGGGACACCACGGAGGCGGCCTGCCATTTGCCCTTCATCTCGTGGTGGCCACAAGTGGGACACACCGCCTGCAGGGACAATGCCGTGGAGCTGTGTGATGCCTGCATGGCCCAGAGTGGAAGCCACGGTTGTCTTGCAACACAGGGCCATTGCATGGCATTAAAGCAACAGCTCTGCAGGGTCAGATCCACCCTGGGTTAGAAACGGATGGTGAGACCGTTAGCGGCTGTGGCCAAGACGAGGTTTTTGGGTGAGGTGGCCTTGGGGCTGAGTGTGAAATCTCCCAGCCTCGGTTTGTAAAAGGCAGAGGGAgtaggcaggaggaggagacgACCTTCCTCTTCTGAGTTCCTGGAAATGGCTTCCTTCCCCAGATGCTTTATTGACATTTTTGGAGTTTCTGACGAAAACCCAGACAGGAAAGGACACGCCTCAAGATTGCAGGGGGATTTCAGCTGGGGCCCATGAACGTCCCCAGACTGGTGTATGAGAGGTTCATCAGCCAGCGTGGGGAGAGGCTGTAGCACATAACTTGGTTCTTGCCCCTTTCTGCACTCCTGATCTTCTCTCACCTCCATGACTTGTCTCCTCATCTTGCTCCTCTCTTTTGCCCCCAGCAGGTCCAAGCATTAAATACACCAACGCAAGTTGAATTTGAAGTCAATGCTGTCCCCAGAAAGTCCATGGAAAACCCCTGGAAGccccctccaaaaaaacagGGAAGGGGAAGTGATGGGAACAGTTGTGGGCCTGATGTTGTACGTAGATCCCCATCAGTTTGGGTGAGCTGGTGACCATTgctctttttcctccccagctggAGCAGTCATCACTGCAGGCAGTTCACCAGCAGAGACGCGAGCTGTTGAGCAACGTCTGCAGCCGTTACACCCGCAAGCGACGTCTCCTGCGGCCGGATGACTTGCGGCACTTGGTGGTGGATGACACGCACGGGCTGCTCTACTGCTACGTGCCCAAAGTGGCTTGCACTAACTGGAAGCGGGTGATGATGGTCCTGACGGGGCAAGGCAAGTACCGGGACCCTTTGGAAATCCCTGCCAACGAGGCCCACGTCTCATCCAACCTGCGCACCCTCTCCGAATACAGCATCCCCGAGATCAACCACCGCCTGCGCAGCTACCTCAAGTTCATCTTCGTGCGGGAGCCCTTCGAGCGCCTGGTCTCGGCGTACCGCAACAAGTTCACCCGCAGCTACAACACGGCCTTCCACAAGCGCTACGGGACCAAGATCATCCGGCGGCACCGGCAGGAGCCCAGCGACAGGGCGCTGGAGCGCGGGGACGACGTGCGCTTCGAGGAGTTCGTCTACTACCTGCTGGATCCACGGACGCAGCGGGAGGAGCCCTTCAATGAGCACTGGGAGCGGGTGCACTCACTCTGCCACCCCTGCATTGTCCACTACGACGTGGTGGGCAAGTACGAGACCTTGGTTGAAGATGCCAACTACATCCTCCAGCTGGTGGGGGCCGACACGAGCGTCAAGTTCCCGTCCTCGTCCAAGACCACGAGGACGACAGACGACATGACAGCCCAGTTCTTCCAGGACATTAGCCCCTTCTACCAAAGGAGACTCTTTAATTTATACAAAATGGACTACTTGCTGTTCAATTACTCCATCCCCTCTTACCTCCGCATCCGatgaggcaggggctgggggggggaggtgggagagagCTGGGTAACTCTCGTTTTACCACAAGTCCTCTCCTCCCACCCTGAGCTCATCTGTTGGTTCACTTCTTGCCGTGCCCTCTCCGTTACGGTCTGCTCCACATCCTGATGCCTCATTCAGGCAGGGTCTGGAAGGAGGAGGCCTCGCAAAACACTGGGGCAGgagctttccttccctttcatcTCCAACAGGAGATGTTGGGGGGGACAGCACAGGAGGCTGCTGGCTTTGAGGGCTTGCCTTGTCAGGACTTTTTACTAAGGGACTCCTCTGTAGGTCCAGTTTTGGGAAGGCTCTTTTTTCGGGCAGGATCCCTTTGGGTCTTTCTCCTCCTCACTGGGCATGGACTTGGGGGACAGGATGGCGTGTGTCAGAGACTTGCATAGGAccagaaataaagcaataatttaatgtaagtttttccatttctttcaaattGCTCCTACCTTCTTTTTTTGCCTCGTTCTTCTCCCTCCACCCCAGCTTCCCACACTGTGCCCCACCTCCGAGGAGTGCAGAAGCATTTCTCTCTGACAAAGCCTGGAGGGCttttttgttcctcttcctCACGTGCTCTTGGCTGGGATGCAAAAAATACTAtgaacagagagagaagagcacGTTTGCAGCTGGCAGGGGCTCCTGCACCCTGAGTCTGGTGCCAAGGGTGGCTGCGTTGCACCAGGGACGGAGGAAAAtcatcctgcagagcagcactggagCAAACTGGGGTTGGGAAGGGCCATGGGGAGCactgtgctggggaaggggagagcaaTGGTGAGGAAAAGGTGATACTGCACTGGGAGGGCTGGAGAAGGAacgtgtgtgtatgtgtgcctGCTTATTTGTGAGAGTGTGCGTGTGTGCATCAGAAGAAATAGAGAATTAAAAATGGGGACAGAGACACCTAGAGGAAAATTCCCCTCTGGTTGGCTGGCTTTGgacaattcatttttttggaagaagaaatgggggggggggacacaaaagaaaatgacagacCCAGTCCTAAAGCTTGAAATTCAAGCAGTCCAAAgagctgtatttctttaaaaccatatttcagtctttcctcttttctgttcagctttgGCTCAGTGGCTGCCTTTGTAAATAAACACACTGGTAATAGAATTTGCCGTAGAGTGTGTCTGCTGGCTCAGCTGCGAGCACTTGACTTATTAGTGCAATACAATGGGAGGTTTTATAAAACCCCAGTGTGCTcagactgttttaaaaaataatgttttcatctAACAACTTTTGGCTGCTACGTCTTAACCTTTTTTGCTCTTTGCCTCTGATCTGTCCCTTTCTGCTGACATTCCCTCCTTGGTTACGCTGTTTGGACAGTGGGTTTAGCAAAgccctgaaaaagaaaagtaaataaaattgctgGTGATCCTGGCCTGAGTGATTCTCCCAGTGTGGGTTGGAGCTCTCACAGAAATGGCCTGTCTCATGCTACCTTAGTATCTCTCTGTCTGGCTGAAAgtcaaagcacagaaacagctgATATGATGCAACAAATTTCATCTGCAGCATTCAGGCTCAGAGTGacttcctcctgttttctcaAGAGTCTCACGTTCTCCAGTTAGCACTTGCCTGTgcttggataaaaaaaaaaaaaatcattgttcaAGTCACTGCAAACTCTCTTCTTTGCTTTTGGTCATGAATCATAACTTGGGGTCAGCTGCGGAGTCATAAAGGGATGGATTTTAGATGGATTTCTTTTCCGAAATACCACTCCTTGCAGGTAGCTCTTAAAAACTGATGGCACGGTGAGCGGCATGGGCAGGCACCCAGCAGCAAGGACAGACGTGCAGCGGTGAGGACAGACACACAGACTGTCCTGCTGCCCTCAGGTGTTCGGACTGGCTGTCTGGGAGCCCCTTTGGGATCTTTGGTGTGACAGTGAGGGCCTGACAAGGCTTTGTCCGATGGCGGTGTTTTGAAGGTGGTGGCGGAGGTGGAGCAACACGCTATCATTTAGGTCACATATTTGGGAATAACCACTTTTAGGCTTTTTCTAGAAAAAAGTAC
Coding sequences within it:
- the CHST13 gene encoding carbohydrate sulfotransferase 13, which codes for MRRSRAPRRLALAACLGSLVLGVFYLQSSLKPAAEDGAMRTAWQGKAGRSPLQALYESDQLEQSSLQAVHQQRRELLSNVCSRYTRKRRLLRPDDLRHLVVDDTHGLLYCYVPKVACTNWKRVMMVLTGQGKYRDPLEIPANEAHVSSNLRTLSEYSIPEINHRLRSYLKFIFVREPFERLVSAYRNKFTRSYNTAFHKRYGTKIIRRHRQEPSDRALERGDDVRFEEFVYYLLDPRTQREEPFNEHWERVHSLCHPCIVHYDVVGKYETLVEDANYILQLVGADTSVKFPSSSKTTRTTDDMTAQFFQDISPFYQRRLFNLYKMDYLLFNYSIPSYLRIR